The following coding sequences lie in one Miscanthus floridulus cultivar M001 chromosome 9, ASM1932011v1, whole genome shotgun sequence genomic window:
- the LOC136483936 gene encoding protein FAR1-RELATED SEQUENCE 5-like, translating to MCEARMKISLTDGLYCIYEFEPEHNHILATSSQVHHLRSQRKITEAQLASVENAKAVGISNKATFDLMAKEAGGVENLGFTREDMKNKLYSKRSLQINHGDTGGVLEYLEKKTSEDGKFFYSIQVDEDDLITNIFWTDSKMVADYEVFGDVVCFDTTYRKLNDGRLFGLLVGVNNHKKTTIFGAALLYDETTESFVWLFNTFLTAMSGKKPQTILTDEDAAMVKAIKIVLPEIHHRICIWHMNQNACKHLAGVVEDYKKFNKDFQNCII from the coding sequence ATGTGTGAAGCTCGCATGAAGATAAGTCTTACAGACGGATTGTACTGCATTTATGAGTTTGAGCCTGAAcataatcatattcttgctactAGCAGTCAAGTTCATCATTTAAGATCTCAAAGAAAAATAACAGAAGCACAGCTTGCGAGTGTAGAAAATGCTAAAGCAGTCGGCATTTCAAATAAGGCTACCTTTGATCTCATGGCAAAAGAAGCAGGTGGAGTTGAGAATCTTGGATTTACTCGTGAAGATATGAAGAATAAATTGTATTCAAAGAGGTCACTACAGATAAACCATGGGGACACGGGAGGAGTATTGGAATATCTAGAGAAGAAAACATCAGAAGATGGGAAGTTTTTCTATTCCATTCAGGTTGATGAGGATGACTTGATAACAAATATTTTTTGGACAGATTCTAAAATGGTCGCAGACTATGAAGTTTTTGGTGATGTTGTTTGCTTTGACACAACATATAGAAAATTAAATGATGGACGTCTATTTGGTTTGCTAGTTGGAGTGAATAATCACAAGAAAACAACAATTTTTGGTGCTGCACTTTTGTATGATGAAACTACTGAGAGTTTTGTTTGGCTTTTCAACACATTCTTAACTGCTATGTCAGGCAAGAAGCCACAAACCATTTTAACCGATGAAGATGCAGCAATGGTTAAAGCAATCAAGATAGTACTGCCAGAGATTCATCATAGAATTTGTATTTGGCATATGAACCAGAATGCGTGCAAGCACCTTGCTGGAGTTGTGGAGGACTATAAGAAGTTCAATAAAGATTTTCAGAACTGTATTATATAA